The sequence CCAGACCCATTCTGCATTCAGTGTTCTGATTTCTGCACTTTGCACTTTGCATTTTGCATCCGCCCTGGGCCCTCCCTCCCACGAGGCCGCGCAAATCTGACAATTTGTACGAAACCCGCGCAACCCACGCACCGGCAACGCCCTGCAACCGCGCCCCCCGAAATCCCGGACTTGTACCGATCGTACGTTTTGTACAAAACGTACGCCCCCTCTTGCCCGATCTACCTGCTCTCTGATCCCCGGTCTTCTCCACCTGGTCCGCGTGCTCCGCGCTACTCCTGCCCGATCCGCCGATGTCCTCCATTCGGGGAAAGACTCCGCCGAGGCGGCCGAGTCACAGCGAAATCCCTTGCAACCGCTTCCCGCCCCCACTAGATTGATTCTTCTTTTCTTTCAGGAGTTTACGCAGGAGTCTACGATGGATTGGAAGGCCGACTGGATCTGGCTGCCCGGCGACGGGCTTGAAATCAATACCCGCGTCCTCTTCCGTAAGACGTTCGAAGTCAAATCCTTCGACCGCGCCGAGCTTTCGGTCACCGCCGACAGCCGCTACCGCCTCTGCGTCAACGGCCGGTGGGTCTCCGACGGACCGGTCCGCAGCTTCCCCTGGCAATACGCCTACGACCGCATCGACGTGACCGGCCACCTCCAGCCGGGCCGAAACGTCATCGCCGTCGTGGTCGTCCACCACGGCGAAGGCACCTTCCATCACCTGGTGACCCGCGGCGGACTGCTCGCCCAACTCGAAATCCGCAGCGGCAAACGCACGCAGACCGTCGTTTCCGACCAAACCTGGAAACTCGCCGTCGATCCCGGTTACAACCGCCGCAGCCCGCGAATCAGTTGCCAGATGCCCCACGAGGAGCAGCTCGACGCCCGCCTCACCCCCGCCGAATGGGAGACGCCGGACTTCGACGACCGCAAATGGAAATCCGCCGTCCAGGTCGCCCCCGCTGCGAAAGGCCCCTGGGAGAACCTGACCCCGCGCGGCATCCCGCTCTTCGAGTACGAGCACGTCCGTCCGGTCCGCCTGCTCGACGCCCGCTTCGTCCACGCCCCCGGCCATGTCGAGGGCATCAACCTCAAGCGGGTCCTCTGGCCCGGCCGCACCGACTCGAACCATCGGGACTACCGCGGCGTCCTGGCCACCACGATCGTCAGCGCCGCCGCCCAGACCGTCCGCCTCTTTGCCCCGCCCGCCGGCATCGCTGAGTGGTGCCGCAACACCGATTGCACCTCGGCGTACCTCAACGGCCGCCTTCTGAACTTCAGCGACCGCGACCACGTGGACGTGCGGCTCCGCAAGGGCCCCAACTCCCTGCTCGCCGTCATCGATCGCCGCCATCACGAGGACGAGTGCATCTTCATCGCCGACGGTCCCAAGCCGATCGAACTGGCCAATCCCTTCGGTCCCGGCCGATGGGCCGCCGCCGGGCCGTTCCAACCGGACGACCCGCTCTGGGCCAAACTCAAAAAGCTCCGCTCGACCGACAAGGCGGGCGAGCTGGCCGACTGCTTCAAAGCGGCGACCGATCGCGACCTGGTCAGCGCCGATGTCCTGGCCCAGACGGTCCGCCGCGACGTCCTGCCCGGCCGCCCGCAGATCGTCGATCCGGACAACATGCTCGCCGACAACGAGGAACTCACCGTCATCCGCGGCGGCAAGAATGACATCGAACTCCTGCTCGACTTCGGCGCCGAACTCAACGCCCACGTCGGCTTCGAAATCGACGCGCCCGCCGGCGTGACCCTCGACGCCAATGTCTTCGAGGCCTTCTTCGAGGGCCAGCCGCAGTGGACCTGGCAGAACCACTCCAGCTTCCGATACGTCACCCGCCAGGGCCCCCAGCGATACCTGAGCTTCCGCCACTTCGGCGGCCGGTATCTCGCCCTGACCATCCGCAACCTCCGCGGCGAGCTGCGCATCCGCCGCCTCCACGCCCTCTTCGTCCACAACCAGGTCCAGCACCGCGGTCGCTTCGAGTGCAGCGACGACCGCCTCAACCGCGCCTGGCAGGTCAGCAAGCAGACCCTCCTGTGCTGCATGGAGGACACCTTCACCGACTGCCCGACCTATGAGCAGACCTACTGGGTCGGCGACGCCCGCAACGAGGCCCTCATCTGCCAGGCCGTCTTCGGCGAAGACCGCATCGTCCGCCGCTGCTGCGAACTGCCCGCCCTCTCGCTGCGGCAACAGCCGCTGACCGTCTGCCAGGTCCCTTCCGCCTGGACCGACATCCTGACCGCCTGGAGTTTCATGTGGGTCTTCATGGTCGCCGAGTACTTCCACTACTCCGCCGACCGCCGCACCCTCGGGCGGACGCTCTACCCCGCCATCCGCACGATGTTCAACAACATCCGCAGGAAGTTCATCGATCCCGATACCGGCCTGGTCCGCATCGACACCTGGAACATGTTCGACTGGGCCAACACCGACACCAACCATCCCATCACCCTCCACAACAGCATGTTCATGGTCCACGCCCTGCGGCTCTCCGCCGATCTGGCCAAGGCCCTCGGCAAGACCGCTGAGGCCCGCGAGTGGAGCCGGTGGGCCGACGAACTGGCCAAAAACATCAACGCCCACGCCTGGTCCGCCGACCGCCAGGCCTACGTCGACAGCATCCACGCCGACGGCCGGCCCAGCACCACCGTCTCGCGACAGACCAACACGCTCGCCCTCCTCTACGACATCGCCCCTCGCGACCGGGCCAGAAAGATCGAGCCGATCGTCCTGAACCCCGCCGGCAGGAACGTCGTCGAATACGGCAGCCCCTTCGCCATGTTCTACCTGCTCGAATGCTTCGCCAAGGCCAAACGGTTCGACCTGATCCGCAAGGACTTCGCCCGGATCTGGGGCGAAATGCTCGACGCCGGGTCCACCACCTTCTGGGAACACTGGCACAGCCCCTCCAGCGGCAAGTACCCCGCCCGCAGCTACTGTCACGCCTGGTCGGCTGGGCCCGCCTGGTTCCTCTCCCGCTACGTCCTGGGCGTCACGACCCTTACACCCGGCGGCGGCAAGGTGCTCATTCAGCCGGAGCTCTTCGGCCTGCGGTTCGCCCGCGGAACCATGCCCACCTTCGCCGGCGATATCCACATCGAGTGGACGCGAAGCGGCTCGGACCTGCTCGTCGAACTCGAGATTCCCGAAGGCATCCAGGCCCAGTTCGCCGTGCCCGACGGCTTCGACGCCAAGGCCATCGAGATCAACGGCAAGAGGCACGCCGGATCGCCGGCCAAGCCCATCCGGCTGCCCAGGACCCGCGCGGTCAGCCTCCGCCTGACCGGCCGCAAGCCAAAACGCTGATGAACGCCGAAAGGATTGCAACAATCCTGCAGATCGCCCTGATCGCCGGCAGCGTGGCGATCTGGGCCGCCGTCATTCGCGCTTGCGTCCGGCGACGCTGCCCGCTGCGGCTCGATCCCGGCCCTTCGCCCGAAGCCGTCCAACTCTCCCTCGGCCACGTCCTGGCCGTGGTTCTCATCCTGTGGATCGTCTCGTCGCTCGGCTACGGTGCGTTCGATCAGTTCGCCCCGCTGGTCGCCGATCCCGGAATCGACGAGATGGTTCGCGACACCGTTGTGCTCGTCCTCGGCGAGTGCGCCGCCGTCGCCTTCATGTTGCTGTACCTTGGCCTCGCCAAGCCCCTGGCCGGCCTCTTTCCTTCCGACCCCGCCAGCCGCGCCCTGCAAATCCCGCTTCGAGCCGCCCTTGCCTACGTGGCGGTCTTTCCCCTGGTCAACTACCTGCTGCTCTACCTGGGCATATTCCTGTCCGAAAAGGTCCTGCACCAGGAGGTTATACCGATTCACCCGGCCATGCAGCTTATCGATTCGCCTCAGGCCACCCCCGCGGTCAAAGCCCTGGTCATCCTCTCCGCTGTCGTCCTGGCCCCCCTGGCTGAGGAGCTTTTCTTCCGCGGCATGGTCCAGAACTATCTGCTGGCCGTGGTCCGCCGCCCCTGGCTGGCCATCGCCCTGTCCGCCGGCCTCTTCACCGCCGTCCACTCGCCGCTGTACCACACCTTCCCCGCCCTGTTCCTCCTTGGCGGTTCGTTCGGCTGGATATACTACCGCTACCGCAGCCTGGCCTACCCCATCGCCTTCCACACCCTCTTCAACGCCGGCACCTTCCTCTTCTATTTCCTGACCGGCGAACTGCAGTAGCCCAGCCTTCCGAGCACGCGCACCGCCGCCGGAAACGCCCAACGCTATCCGCGCCGCCTTCGCCTAACTCAGGGTCAGGAAGTCCAGCAATGCGAAGGCGAGTTCCACCAGCGCCACCGGCAACCCGAGGGCGAATTGATCCCAGAACCCCTGCGGATTCTGGCATCCTCCGCCCAGCACCGCCAGACCGCCCAGAACCACCGCCGCACCCGACCATCGCAACGTCGCCCGTTTCATCCTCAGCACTCCTGAAAGATGCGTTCCGCAAACCACGAGCCTTCCGGTACGAAGGTCAGGATACCCGCCGCCGGCGGACGATGCAACCGTTTTGGCCGCCATCCGCGGGTCCGCGGACTTGCGGCGCGGGCGGCTGCACCGGATTCATCCCTTTCGCATTTCCGGATTGCGTTGGTCGCGATATTTTTGTGTCAAAGCGGCCGGAGTCGCCGATATAATAATCCAAAAGTCAGAAACATTAGGGAGATGTTCCATGAAGCGACTGGCGGTCCTGTTGATGGGTTTGTCACTGACGTTGGCTTTGTCCTCCTGCGCCCTGTTCGAAAAGAAGAAGATGACGTCCGACACCGAGACGGACCAGATGGAAGACATCAGCCCGTCCGAAGGCGACCTGGACGCCCCTCAGCCCGGCTCCGACATCCAGACGATCACGCCGGATGACCCGGCCGGCGGTTACGGCACGCCGCCGACCACCCACGTGGTCCAGAAGGGCGACACGCTGTACAAGCTCGCCCGGCAGTACTACAACAACCAGAGCATGTGGAAGAAGATCTGGGAAGCCAACCGCGACGTGGTGCCCAATCCCAACCAGCTCAACGTCGGCACGACCCTGCAGATCCCGTAGGCGTCCGATGACCAACGCCACCGGGCTCGATACCCCTGTCCGCTACCTCAAGGGGGTGGGCCCCAAACGGGCCGATCTCCTGAACGATCTGGGGATCGGGACGGTTCGCGACGTGCTGGAGCACTTCCCCCGCCGCTACCGGTTCTTCGATCCGGTCGGCTCGATATCCGAACTACAGGTCGGACAGGAAGTTACAATCGTCGGCGAGATCACCCGGGTGGACTACCGGCGGTTTCCCCGTCCGCCGCGGATCACCTGCGTGGTGGCCGACCGCTCGGGGGAATGTCTGGTCAAATGGTTCAACTGCGGGTACCTGGCCGAGCGGCTCAAGGAAGGCCACTGGATCAAGATCCGCGGCAAGGTCTCCGAGTGGCGCGACCGGCTGATCTTCACCAACCCGCAATTCGAGCTGTTCGACGGCGATCCCGGGGCAATCGAGGACCAGGTTTCCCAGCCGATCTACCCTCACCAGGAGCAACTCGGCAAGGCCCTGATCCCGAGCCTGGTCCGCACCGCACTGGCCCAGTACGCTTCGTATCTGCAGGACTGGATGCCGCCCGAGCAGCGGGCGGCGAGCGGCCTCGTGGACCTGCCCCGTGCTTACCGCAGCATCCACGAGCCGGAGAGCGATGAGGACTGGCAGATCGCCCGCAAACGGCTGGCCTACGACGAGCTGTTCTTCATGCAGCTTGGCCTGACGATCACGCATCGCAACCGCCGCGCCGCATCGGTCCGCAAGCTCCACTGCACCGAAGCGGTCGACCAGCGGATCCGCAGCCGCTTTCCCTTCCAACTGACCGCCGCCCAGGACCGGGTGATCGAGGAGATTGTCACCGACCTGGCCTCGGAGCACCCGATGAGCCGGCTGATCCAGGGCGACGTGGGAGCGGGCAAGACGGTGGTGGCGCTGTACGCTGCGCTGGTCGCAGCGGCGAACCGGGCGCAGGTGGCGATCATGGCCCCGACGGAAATCCTGGCTGAGCAGCACTTCCGCAAGATCAACCAGTACATGGAGGGCGCCCGCGTCAGGACCGCCCTGCTGGTCGGAAATCTTCCTAAGAGCCGCCGGGCGGAGGTCCTGCGTCAGACGGCTGAGGGCGAGGTGGATATCCTGATCGGCACGCACGCGCTGCTGGAGAGCGACATCCAGTTCGCCGATCTGGCCCTGGTGGTGATCGACGAGCAGCACAAGTTCGGCGTCCACCAGCGGTTCACCATCCGCTCGAAGGGCGCGTATCCGCACTACCTGGTGATGACGGCCACGCCGATCCCGCGGAGTCTGGCGCTGACCGTCTTCGGCGACCTGGACCTGTCGGTGATCGACGAGCCGCCGCCCGGCAAGCTGCCGACGGTCACGCAGGTGCACAACTACAAGAGCGAGGAGAAGGTTTGGGAGTTTCTCAGCGGGCGGCTGGCGGCGGGCGATCAGGCGTACGTGGTCTATCCGCTGCTGGAGGATTCGGAGAAACTGGAGCTCAAGTCCGCGACGAGTTCAGCGGAGCATCTGACCGGGCGGCTGGCGCCGCACCGGGTGGGCTTGATCCACGGCCGGATGAAGGGCGAGGAAAAGCAGCACGTGATGGACCTGTTCCATCGCCGCGAGATCGACGTGCTGGTGGCGACGGTGGTGATCGAGGTGGGCATCGACGTGCCGGACGCCAACGTGCTGGTGGTCGAGCACGCCGAGCGGTTCGGCCTGGCCCAGCTTCATCAGCTTCGCGGGCGGATCGGACGCGCGGGCGGACAGGGATACTGCCTGCTGCTCTCGGATTCGCGCGGGCAGAACGCCCGCCAGCGCCTTGGCATCCTGGCGGAGACCGCCGACGGCTTTAAGATTGCTGAGGAGGACCTGCGCATCCGGGGGCCGGGCGAGTTTTTCGGAACGGCCCAACACGGTCTGCCCGAACTGAAGCTGGCCGACCTGGTCGAGGACTACGCGCTGCTGCTGGCGGCCAAGCAGGACGCCCAACGCCTGCTCCGTCAGGACCCGGACCTGAACTGGACTCGTCATCGCGAAATCCGCAGCGAACTCGTCCGCCGTCTGGGCCACCGCCTCAAACTCATCGAAGCGGCGTGAGCTGGCGAGCGTTAGTACCTGCGAAAACGTAGCATAAACGGCATGGAAAAGCTTGAATCGAGGGCAAAGCCCACTTATGCTGTCGCTTTGCTACTTAATATGGCGCAATTTTCCCTATAGATGATGACACTAGATATCCTGAAGTCACTTTCGAGTCCTTAAGGGTCTTGCGCACGATCCTGTTTCCGAAGTAGTCAGATGCCTCACGAATCGAACCAGTGACAGCAGCGATGTAGGCAACTCCGCGTAGCTACGAGAGCAATCGCATAGCATAATTATGAATAATTACTCAGTTCAATTTCACCAAAGAACAGGCCGATGAAGTACAATACGGATGATTCCGTCACTGCCGTGACTGTTGGTTCCCTCTTTGCAGCCATTGGGGGATTCTGCAAAGCCTTTCAACAGAATGGCGCGACCGTTTTTTGGGCAAGCGACAGGGACCGCTTTGCGGCCCAGACATTCACAGCCAACTTTCCTGGCGTTCGCTACCTTGAGAAACCAGTAGAGGATTTGTCAGTACATGCGGACCAACTGGAACCCATAGATGTCCTGACCGCAGGCTTTCCCTGCCAAGCATTTTCCATAGCTGGCGAAAAACGAGGTTTCGGCGATCCCAGAGGTCTGTTGTTCCTCCATATCATCAGAATAATAAATGAGTTTGGGAAGAAGAAGCCAAAGATACTTCTACTTGAGAACGTCAAGAATTTGAAAGCCCACGATAGAGGCCGCACGTTCAAGCGAATTCAGACAGAGATACAAAAGGCAGGCTACTGGTTTGGCGACGCAAATGCCAGAATAATGAATACGGCTGATTACACTGATATACCTCAGAATCGACAGCGAGTCTTTATGGTCGCTATGAGTCAGGCGCACTTCCCCACCAACTCCTTCATATTCCCCGACCCAACCCCAAACCTGAAGCTTCGGTCAGTGCGCTCTTTCCTCGACCTTGACCGGAAAGCGGACGAGGTTTTCTACTTCAAGCCTGATTCGCAGTACTATGATCTGTTTCGCAACGCCATAGAGACTGGGGGGCGTGGGTATGTCTACCAGTTACGACGAAGCTACGTTCGCAGGAATATGTCCGACATGTGCTTCACCCTTATGGCGAATATGGGCGAGGGGGGGCACAACCAGCCCGTGATCAAGGACCGATGGGGAATCCGGAAACTAACACCTAGAGAGTGCGCTCGCCTGCAGGGATACGAAGATGTATGGTTTCAGATCCCCTCGTCACTATCGAACAGTCAGATATACAAGCAGATTGGGAACTCTGTCACAGTCCCTTTGGTGGCACAACTGGCAGAAAGAATTGTGGAACTAATCCGGTTTCGAGACGAGAAGGCACAAAAACGATGAACTGGATCTTCGCAAGCAACAACGGTGGACGCGACAGCGGCTTTCACGACGCAGGCGTGGAA comes from Phycisphaerae bacterium and encodes:
- a CDS encoding CPBP family intramembrane metalloprotease → MNAERIATILQIALIAGSVAIWAAVIRACVRRRCPLRLDPGPSPEAVQLSLGHVLAVVLILWIVSSLGYGAFDQFAPLVADPGIDEMVRDTVVLVLGECAAVAFMLLYLGLAKPLAGLFPSDPASRALQIPLRAALAYVAVFPLVNYLLLYLGIFLSEKVLHQEVIPIHPAMQLIDSPQATPAVKALVILSAVVLAPLAEELFFRGMVQNYLLAVVRRPWLAIALSAGLFTAVHSPLYHTFPALFLLGGSFGWIYYRYRSLAYPIAFHTLFNAGTFLFYFLTGELQ
- a CDS encoding LysM peptidoglycan-binding domain-containing protein codes for the protein MKRLAVLLMGLSLTLALSSCALFEKKKMTSDTETDQMEDISPSEGDLDAPQPGSDIQTITPDDPAGGYGTPPTTHVVQKGDTLYKLARQYYNNQSMWKKIWEANRDVVPNPNQLNVGTTLQIP
- the recG gene encoding ATP-dependent DNA helicase RecG, with product MTNATGLDTPVRYLKGVGPKRADLLNDLGIGTVRDVLEHFPRRYRFFDPVGSISELQVGQEVTIVGEITRVDYRRFPRPPRITCVVADRSGECLVKWFNCGYLAERLKEGHWIKIRGKVSEWRDRLIFTNPQFELFDGDPGAIEDQVSQPIYPHQEQLGKALIPSLVRTALAQYASYLQDWMPPEQRAASGLVDLPRAYRSIHEPESDEDWQIARKRLAYDELFFMQLGLTITHRNRRAASVRKLHCTEAVDQRIRSRFPFQLTAAQDRVIEEIVTDLASEHPMSRLIQGDVGAGKTVVALYAALVAAANRAQVAIMAPTEILAEQHFRKINQYMEGARVRTALLVGNLPKSRRAEVLRQTAEGEVDILIGTHALLESDIQFADLALVVIDEQHKFGVHQRFTIRSKGAYPHYLVMTATPIPRSLALTVFGDLDLSVIDEPPPGKLPTVTQVHNYKSEEKVWEFLSGRLAAGDQAYVVYPLLEDSEKLELKSATSSAEHLTGRLAPHRVGLIHGRMKGEEKQHVMDLFHRREIDVLVATVVIEVGIDVPDANVLVVEHAERFGLAQLHQLRGRIGRAGGQGYCLLLSDSRGQNARQRLGILAETADGFKIAEEDLRIRGPGEFFGTAQHGLPELKLADLVEDYALLLAAKQDAQRLLRQDPDLNWTRHREIRSELVRRLGHRLKLIEAA
- the dcm gene encoding DNA (cytosine-5-)-methyltransferase, coding for MKYNTDDSVTAVTVGSLFAAIGGFCKAFQQNGATVFWASDRDRFAAQTFTANFPGVRYLEKPVEDLSVHADQLEPIDVLTAGFPCQAFSIAGEKRGFGDPRGLLFLHIIRIINEFGKKKPKILLLENVKNLKAHDRGRTFKRIQTEIQKAGYWFGDANARIMNTADYTDIPQNRQRVFMVAMSQAHFPTNSFIFPDPTPNLKLRSVRSFLDLDRKADEVFYFKPDSQYYDLFRNAIETGGRGYVYQLRRSYVRRNMSDMCFTLMANMGEGGHNQPVIKDRWGIRKLTPRECARLQGYEDVWFQIPSSLSNSQIYKQIGNSVTVPLVAQLAERIVELIRFRDEKAQKR